One Kitasatospora sp. NBC_01287 DNA window includes the following coding sequences:
- a CDS encoding response regulator transcription factor: MAIRVLLVDDQPLLRTGFRMILEAEADLVVVGEAGDGQQALEQVRALQPDVVLMDIRMPRMDGVEATRRIVGPGRDGPAKVLVLTTFDLDEYVVEALRAGASGFLLKDVPAEELVQAIRVVADGAAMLAPSITRRLLDMYATRLPSGEEAPSPALTTLTEREMEVLRLVAKGLSNAEIAAELFVSETTVKTHVGHVLTKLGLRDRVQAAVFAYESGLVRPGAL; this comes from the coding sequence GTGGCGATCCGAGTGCTGCTGGTCGACGACCAGCCACTGCTGCGTACCGGCTTCCGGATGATTCTGGAGGCCGAGGCCGATCTGGTGGTGGTCGGCGAGGCCGGGGACGGTCAGCAGGCGCTGGAGCAGGTCCGGGCGCTGCAGCCCGATGTGGTGCTGATGGACATCCGGATGCCCCGGATGGACGGGGTGGAGGCGACCAGGCGGATCGTCGGCCCCGGGCGGGACGGCCCGGCGAAGGTCCTGGTGCTGACCACCTTCGACCTGGACGAGTACGTGGTGGAGGCGCTGCGGGCCGGGGCCAGCGGGTTCCTGCTCAAGGACGTGCCGGCCGAGGAGCTGGTGCAGGCGATCCGGGTGGTGGCCGACGGGGCCGCGATGCTGGCGCCCTCGATCACCCGCCGCCTGCTCGACATGTACGCCACCCGGCTGCCCTCCGGCGAGGAGGCGCCCTCACCGGCGCTGACCACGCTGACCGAGCGGGAGATGGAGGTGCTGCGCCTGGTGGCCAAGGGCCTGTCGAACGCGGAGATCGCGGCCGAGCTGTTCGTCAGCGAGACCACGGTGAAGACGCACGTGGGCCATGTGCTGACCAAGCTGGGCCTGCGCGACCGGGTGCAGGCCGCCGTCTTCGCCTACGAGAGCGGGCTGGTGCGGCCGGGGGCCCTGTAG
- a CDS encoding RecB family exonuclease — protein MQQTETVREAVPPSGLSPSRAGDFLTCPLLYRLRVIDKLPEPPSPAATRGTLVHAVLERLFDHPAAERTPERALALLRPQWERLLGERPELAELFPQAPAGAAGSAVGAGSAGSAGSAVGVVDPGSAVGEAGEQLARWLADAEKLLAQWFRLEDPTRLEPVERELYVETVLDSGLKLRGYIDRVDVAPTGEVRLVDYKTGRAPSRDFEGKAMFQMKFYALVVWRWKGVLPKRLQLVYLGGGGDVVSYDPDEADLRAVERKLLALWETIGRAVASGEFPATRNRLCGWCDHQASCPEFGGTPPPYPLPVTVLPHQTSAPRDSAAQQSPPDGTAGQETLTSTTSTTSKES, from the coding sequence ATGCAGCAGACCGAGACCGTCCGTGAGGCGGTGCCGCCGAGCGGGCTCTCGCCCTCGCGCGCCGGGGACTTCCTGACCTGCCCGCTGCTCTACCGGCTGCGGGTGATCGACAAGCTGCCCGAGCCGCCCAGCCCGGCGGCCACCCGCGGCACCCTGGTGCACGCGGTGCTGGAGCGGCTCTTCGACCACCCGGCTGCCGAGCGGACCCCGGAGCGGGCCCTGGCGCTGCTGCGCCCGCAGTGGGAGCGGCTGCTGGGCGAGCGCCCCGAGCTGGCGGAGCTGTTCCCGCAGGCACCGGCCGGCGCTGCCGGCAGTGCTGTCGGCGCCGGCAGTGCTGGCAGCGCTGGCAGTGCTGTCGGTGTTGTCGATCCCGGCAGTGCTGTCGGCGAAGCCGGTGAGCAGCTGGCCCGCTGGCTGGCGGACGCCGAGAAGCTGCTGGCCCAGTGGTTCCGGCTGGAGGACCCGACCCGGCTGGAGCCGGTGGAGCGCGAGCTGTACGTGGAGACCGTGCTCGACTCGGGCCTGAAGCTGCGCGGCTACATCGACCGGGTCGACGTGGCGCCCACCGGCGAGGTGCGGCTGGTGGACTACAAGACCGGGCGAGCGCCCTCGCGGGACTTCGAGGGCAAGGCGATGTTCCAGATGAAGTTCTACGCCCTGGTGGTGTGGCGCTGGAAGGGCGTGCTCCCCAAGCGGCTGCAGCTGGTCTACCTGGGCGGCGGCGGGGACGTGGTCAGCTACGACCCGGACGAGGCCGACCTGCGCGCGGTGGAGCGCAAGCTGCTGGCGCTCTGGGAGACGATCGGGCGCGCGGTGGCCAGCGGGGAGTTCCCGGCCACGCGCAACCGGCTCTGCGGCTGGTGCGATCATCAGGCGAGCTGCCCGGAGTTCGGCGGGACTCCCCCGCCCTATCCGCTGCCGGTCACCGTGCTGCCCCACCAGACGAGCGCCCCGCGGGACAGCGCGGCGCAGCAGAGCCCGCCGGATGGGACCGCGGGCCAAGAGACCCTGACGAGCACGACGAGCACGACGAGCAAGGAGTCCTAG
- a CDS encoding site-2 protease family protein → MSDTTGQQTSQQPPQRGTRGTRGKEPERPGGGILMGRPFGVPIYVGPSWFLIAALITWLFGNQLADVLPQLGFTRYLVALSFAIAFYASVLVHELAHTLVALRYRLGVRRIQLQFFGGVSEIEKEAETPGREFWLAFVGPLLSLVLGGICWLFLNLVELATVPGVLLAGLMVSNLIVAVFNLLPGLPLDGGRMLRAVVWAVTGRPMTGTIAAAWSGRALALLVLFGLPALSSAQAGAHRSGSEALLDSVLAAVLAVVIWNGAGAALRNARLKAALPGLAVRGLTRRAVSVTADTPLAEALRRAREAQAGAVVVIDGSGEAIALVKEAAVLQVPEHRRPWVAAGALARSLEPGLRISADLDGEELLTALRTTPASEYLVLEADGRPFGVLAVSDVERRLSAALTGR, encoded by the coding sequence GTGAGCGACACCACGGGGCAGCAGACCTCCCAGCAGCCACCGCAGCGCGGCACCCGCGGCACTCGCGGCAAGGAGCCGGAGCGGCCCGGCGGCGGCATCCTGATGGGCCGTCCGTTCGGCGTGCCGATCTACGTGGGCCCGTCCTGGTTCCTCATCGCCGCGCTGATCACCTGGCTCTTCGGCAACCAGCTCGCCGACGTGCTGCCCCAGCTCGGCTTCACCCGCTACCTGGTCGCGCTCTCCTTCGCCATCGCCTTCTACGCCTCCGTCCTGGTCCACGAGCTCGCCCACACCCTGGTCGCGCTGCGTTACCGGCTCGGGGTGCGTCGGATCCAGCTGCAGTTCTTCGGCGGCGTCTCCGAGATCGAGAAGGAGGCCGAGACCCCCGGCCGGGAGTTCTGGCTGGCCTTCGTCGGCCCGCTGCTCTCGCTGGTGCTCGGCGGCATCTGCTGGCTCTTCCTCAACCTGGTCGAGCTGGCGACCGTGCCCGGCGTGCTGCTGGCCGGGCTGATGGTGTCCAACCTGATCGTCGCCGTCTTCAACCTGCTGCCCGGCCTGCCGCTGGACGGCGGCCGGATGCTGCGCGCGGTGGTCTGGGCCGTGACCGGGCGCCCGATGACCGGCACCATCGCCGCCGCCTGGTCGGGGCGGGCGCTCGCGCTGCTGGTGCTCTTCGGCCTGCCCGCGCTCAGTTCGGCGCAGGCCGGCGCCCACCGGAGCGGCAGTGAGGCGCTGCTCGACTCGGTGCTGGCCGCGGTGCTCGCCGTGGTGATCTGGAACGGCGCGGGCGCCGCGCTGCGCAACGCCCGGCTCAAGGCGGCACTGCCCGGCCTCGCCGTGCGGGGCCTGACCCGCCGGGCCGTCTCGGTCACCGCGGACACCCCGCTGGCCGAGGCGCTGCGCCGGGCCCGCGAGGCGCAGGCGGGCGCCGTGGTGGTGATCGACGGGAGCGGCGAGGCGATCGCGCTGGTCAAGGAGGCCGCGGTGCTCCAGGTCCCCGAGCACCGCCGCCCCTGGGTGGCCGCCGGGGCGCTGGCCCGCTCGCTGGAGCCGGGGCTGCGGATCTCGGCCGACCTGGACGGTGAGGAACTGCTGACCGCGCTGCGCACCACCCCCGCCAGCGAGTACCTGGTGCTGGAAGCGGACGGCCGTCCCTTCGGCGTGCTCGCGGTCTCCGACGTCGAGCGGCGGTTGAGCGCGGCGCTGACCGGGCGCTGA
- a CDS encoding tRNA (adenine-N1)-methyltransferase translates to MSEPTGATRRRGPFTVGDQVQLTDPKGRHYTFTLEAGKNFHTHKGAFPHDELIGAPEGTVVRTTGNVPYLALRPLLPDYVLSMPRGAAVIYPKDAGQILAMADIFAGARVVEAGVGSGALSTYLLRAVGDTGLLASYERRQDFADIARSNVERYFGGPHPAWKLTVGDLQDNLVENEVDRIILDMLAPWECLDVAAKALVPGGLLCCYVATTTQLSRTVEALREHGNFTEPQSWESMVRTWHVEGLAVRPDHRMIGHTGFLLTSRRLADGVEPPLRRRRPAKGAYGEEYDNGSAEPSLADRAAARAAAKEATPVIDQD, encoded by the coding sequence ATGTCCGAACCGACCGGAGCCACCCGCAGGCGGGGGCCATTCACGGTCGGGGACCAGGTTCAGCTGACCGACCCCAAGGGCCGTCACTACACGTTCACGCTCGAGGCTGGGAAGAACTTCCACACCCACAAGGGCGCGTTCCCGCACGACGAGCTGATCGGCGCCCCCGAGGGCACCGTCGTTCGCACCACCGGGAACGTCCCCTATCTCGCGCTGCGCCCCCTGCTCCCCGACTACGTCCTGTCCATGCCCCGCGGCGCCGCCGTGATCTACCCCAAGGACGCGGGGCAGATCCTGGCGATGGCCGACATCTTCGCCGGCGCCCGCGTGGTCGAGGCCGGCGTCGGCTCCGGCGCGCTCAGCACCTACCTGCTGCGCGCGGTGGGCGACACCGGGCTGCTGGCCTCCTACGAGCGCCGCCAGGACTTCGCGGACATCGCCCGCAGCAACGTCGAGCGCTACTTCGGCGGACCGCACCCGGCCTGGAAGCTCACCGTCGGCGACCTCCAGGACAACCTGGTGGAGAACGAGGTCGACCGGATCATCCTGGACATGCTGGCGCCCTGGGAGTGCCTGGACGTCGCCGCCAAGGCGCTCGTCCCCGGCGGCCTGCTCTGCTGCTACGTGGCCACCACCACCCAGCTCTCGCGCACCGTCGAGGCGCTGCGCGAGCACGGCAACTTCACCGAGCCGCAGTCCTGGGAGAGCATGGTCCGCACCTGGCACGTGGAGGGCCTCGCGGTCCGCCCGGACCACCGGATGATCGGGCACACCGGCTTCCTGCTCACCTCCCGCCGCCTGGCCGACGGCGTCGAGCCGCCGCTGCGCCGCCGCCGCCCCGCCAAGGGCGCCTACGGCGAGGAGTACGACAACGGGTCCGCCGAGCCGAGCCTGGCCGATCGCGCCGCCGCCAGGGCCGCCGCCAAGGAGGCCACCCCGGTCATCGACCAGGACTGA
- a CDS encoding ferredoxin, translated as MSVTSEAGGAEPLEVWIDQDLCTGDGICVQYAPEVFELDIDGLAYVKGEGDELLQQPGATTPVPLTLLQDVVDSAKDCPGDCIHVRRTADRVEVYGPDAD; from the coding sequence ATGTCAGTGACCAGTGAGGCGGGCGGCGCCGAGCCGCTCGAGGTGTGGATCGATCAGGACCTGTGCACCGGGGACGGGATCTGCGTCCAGTACGCGCCGGAGGTCTTCGAGCTGGACATCGACGGTCTGGCCTATGTGAAGGGCGAGGGCGACGAGTTGCTCCAGCAGCCGGGCGCGACCACGCCGGTGCCGCTGACCCTGCTTCAGGACGTGGTCGACTCGGCGAAGGACTGCCCGGGCGACTGCATCCACGTGCGCCGCACGGCCGACCGGGTCGAGGTCTACGGGCCGGACGCGGACTGA
- the arc gene encoding proteasome ATPase, translated as MAAHEDDYNRSAGKPARGSDEAAQVSYLEQEIAVLRRKLADSPRSSRVLEDRIVELQTNLAGVSAQNERLASTLREARDQIVALKEEVDRLAQPPAGFGIFLSQNEDGTADIFTGGRKLRVNVSPTIDLEELRRGQEVLLNEALNIVDAFAFESIGDLVTLKEVLEDGERALVVGHTDEERVVRLAEPLREVTLRPGDALLLEPRSGYVYEVVPKSEVEELVLEEVPDIDYRQIGGLSNQIEQIRDAVELPYLHADLFKEYELRPPKGVLLYGPPGCGKTLIAKAVANSLAKKVAEVTGRPQGKSYFLNIKGPELLNKYVGETERQIRLVFQRAREKASEGTPVIVFFDEMESLFRTRGSGVSSDVENTIVPQLLAEIDGVEGLENVIVIGASNREDMIDPAILRPGRLDVKIKIERPDAEAAKDIFSKYLKSSLPFHPDDLKEHDGSVDTTVVAMIQAVVERMYTETEENRFLEVTYANGDKEVLYFKDFNSGAMIQNIVDRAKKMAIKDFLDHGQRGLRVSHLLAACVDEFKENEDLPNTTNPDDWARISGKKGERIVFIRTLVTGKQGAESGRSIDTVANTGQYL; from the coding sequence GTGGCAGCCCACGAAGACGACTACAACCGCAGTGCCGGCAAGCCCGCCCGTGGTTCCGACGAGGCCGCACAGGTCTCGTACCTGGAGCAGGAGATCGCCGTGCTGCGTCGCAAGCTGGCCGACTCCCCGCGCTCGTCGAGAGTTCTCGAGGACCGGATCGTCGAGCTCCAGACCAACCTGGCCGGAGTGAGCGCTCAGAACGAGCGGCTCGCTTCCACCCTGCGCGAGGCCCGCGACCAGATCGTGGCCCTCAAGGAGGAAGTGGACCGGCTGGCCCAGCCCCCCGCCGGATTCGGCATCTTCCTCAGTCAGAACGAGGACGGCACCGCCGACATCTTCACCGGCGGCCGCAAGCTGCGCGTGAACGTGAGCCCCACCATCGACCTGGAGGAGCTGCGCCGCGGTCAGGAGGTCCTGCTCAACGAGGCTCTCAACATCGTGGACGCCTTCGCCTTCGAGTCGATCGGCGACCTGGTCACCCTCAAGGAGGTGCTGGAGGACGGCGAACGCGCGCTCGTCGTCGGGCACACCGACGAGGAGCGGGTGGTGCGGCTGGCCGAGCCGCTGCGCGAGGTCACGCTGCGCCCCGGCGACGCACTGCTGCTGGAGCCGCGCTCCGGCTACGTGTACGAGGTGGTGCCCAAGTCCGAGGTCGAGGAGCTGGTCCTCGAAGAGGTCCCGGACATCGACTACCGCCAGATCGGCGGCCTGAGCAACCAGATCGAGCAGATCCGCGACGCGGTCGAGCTGCCGTACCTGCACGCCGACCTCTTCAAGGAGTACGAGCTGCGCCCGCCCAAGGGCGTGCTGCTCTACGGCCCGCCCGGCTGCGGCAAGACGCTGATCGCCAAGGCGGTGGCCAACTCGCTGGCCAAGAAGGTGGCGGAGGTCACCGGCCGCCCGCAGGGCAAGAGCTACTTCCTCAACATCAAGGGCCCCGAACTGCTCAACAAGTACGTCGGTGAGACCGAGCGGCAGATCCGCCTGGTCTTCCAGCGGGCCCGGGAGAAGGCGAGCGAGGGCACGCCCGTCATCGTCTTCTTCGACGAGATGGAGTCGCTCTTCCGCACCCGCGGTTCCGGCGTCAGCTCGGACGTGGAGAACACCATCGTCCCCCAGCTGCTCGCCGAGATCGACGGCGTGGAGGGCCTGGAGAACGTCATCGTGATCGGCGCCTCCAACCGCGAGGACATGATCGACCCGGCGATCCTGCGCCCGGGCCGGCTCGACGTCAAGATCAAGATCGAGCGTCCGGACGCCGAGGCGGCCAAGGACATCTTCTCCAAGTACCTGAAGAGCTCGCTCCCCTTCCACCCCGACGACCTCAAGGAGCACGACGGCTCGGTGGACACCACCGTGGTCGCCATGATCCAGGCGGTGGTCGAGCGGATGTACACCGAGACCGAGGAGAACCGCTTCCTGGAGGTCACCTACGCCAACGGTGACAAGGAGGTCCTGTACTTCAAGGACTTCAACTCCGGTGCCATGATCCAGAACATCGTGGACCGGGCCAAGAAGATGGCGATCAAGGACTTCCTCGACCACGGCCAGCGCGGCCTGCGCGTCTCCCACCTGCTCGCCGCCTGCGTGGACGAGTTCAAGGAGAACGAGGACCTGCCCAACACCACCAACCCGGACGACTGGGCCCGGATCTCGGGCAAGAAGGGCGAGCGGATCGTCTTCATCCGCACCCTGGTCACCGGCAAGCAGGGCGCCGAGTCCGGCCGCTCCATCGACACCGTCGCCAACACCGGGCAGTACCTGTAA
- the dop gene encoding depupylase/deamidase Dop: MTVRRVMGIETEYGISVPGHPNANAMLTSSQIVNAYAAAMHRARRARWDFEEENPLRDARGFDLAREVADSSQLTDEDIGLANIILTNGARFYVDHAHPEYSSPEVTNPRDAVLWDKAGERVMAEAAARALELPNGQNIHLYKNNTDNKGASYGTHENYLMQRATPFADIVRHLTPFFVSRQVVTGAGRVGIGQDGSAHGFQISQRADYFEVEVGLETTLKRPIINTRDEPHADAEKYRRLHVIIGDANLSEISTYLKLGTTSLVLSMIEDGFIAVDLAVDQPVRTLHRVSHDPALQYLITLRNGRKLTAVQLQMEYYELARKYVEDRYGHDADEQTKDVLARWEDVLGKLERDPMSLSKQLDWIAKRELLEGYRQRDGLDWDNPRLHLVDLQYSDVRAEKGLYNRLVARGRFERLVTEEDVLRAVHQPPDDTRAYFRGRCLEQYAEHVAAASWDSVIFDLPGRDSLQRVPTLEPLRGTRDHVKELLDRCRTAEELVRVLSGG, encoded by the coding sequence ATGACCGTAAGGCGCGTGATGGGCATCGAGACCGAGTACGGGATCTCCGTACCCGGGCACCCCAACGCCAACGCCATGCTCACCTCGTCCCAGATCGTCAACGCCTACGCGGCGGCGATGCACCGGGCGCGGCGCGCCCGCTGGGACTTCGAGGAGGAGAACCCGCTACGGGACGCGAGGGGCTTCGACCTCGCCCGGGAGGTGGCCGACTCCAGCCAGCTCACCGACGAGGACATCGGCCTGGCCAACATCATCCTCACCAACGGGGCCCGCTTCTACGTCGACCACGCCCACCCCGAGTACAGCTCGCCCGAGGTGACCAACCCGCGCGACGCGGTGCTCTGGGACAAGGCCGGCGAGCGGGTGATGGCCGAGGCGGCCGCCCGCGCCCTGGAGCTGCCCAACGGGCAGAACATCCACCTCTACAAGAACAACACCGACAACAAGGGCGCCTCCTACGGCACGCACGAGAACTACCTGATGCAGCGGGCCACCCCGTTCGCGGACATCGTGCGCCACCTCACCCCCTTCTTCGTCTCCCGTCAGGTGGTCACCGGCGCCGGCCGGGTCGGCATCGGCCAGGACGGCTCCGCGCACGGCTTCCAGATCAGCCAGCGGGCCGACTACTTCGAGGTGGAGGTGGGCCTGGAGACCACCCTCAAGCGCCCGATCATCAACACCCGCGACGAGCCGCACGCGGACGCCGAGAAGTACCGCCGGCTGCACGTGATCATCGGCGACGCCAACCTCTCGGAGATCTCCACCTACCTCAAGCTCGGCACCACCTCGCTGGTGCTGTCCATGATCGAGGACGGCTTCATCGCCGTCGACCTCGCCGTCGACCAGCCGGTGCGCACCCTGCACCGGGTCTCCCACGACCCCGCCCTGCAGTACCTGATCACCCTGCGCAACGGCCGCAAGCTCACCGCCGTGCAACTCCAGATGGAGTACTACGAGCTGGCCCGCAAGTACGTCGAGGACCGCTACGGCCATGACGCCGACGAGCAGACCAAGGACGTGCTGGCCCGCTGGGAGGACGTGCTCGGCAAGCTGGAGCGCGACCCGATGAGCCTGTCCAAGCAGCTCGACTGGATCGCCAAGCGCGAGCTGCTGGAGGGCTACCGCCAGCGCGACGGACTGGACTGGGACAACCCCCGGCTGCACCTGGTCGACCTCCAGTACAGCGACGTGCGCGCCGAGAAGGGCCTCTACAACCGCCTGGTCGCCCGTGGCCGCTTCGAGCGCCTGGTGACCGAGGAGGACGTGCTGCGCGCCGTGCACCAGCCCCCGGACGACACCCGCGCCTACTTCCGCGGCCGCTGCCTGGAGCAGTACGCCGAACACGTCGCGGCGGCCTCCTGGGACTCGGTCATCTTCGACCTGCCCGGCCGGGACTCGCTGCAGCGGGTCCCCACCCTGGAGCCGCTGCGCGGCACCCGCGACCACGTCAAGGAACTGCTGGACCGCTGCCGCACCGCCGAGGAGCTCGTCCGGGTCCTCAGCGGTGGGTGA
- a CDS encoding ubiquitin-like protein Pup, giving the protein MATKDTGGGQQRANRSSEEVEEQVEEAQQSEELKERQEKLGEDVDSVLDEIDEVLESNAEDFVRGFVQKGGQ; this is encoded by the coding sequence ATGGCGACCAAGGACACCGGCGGCGGCCAGCAGCGGGCGAACCGCTCCTCGGAAGAGGTCGAGGAGCAGGTCGAGGAGGCGCAGCAGTCCGAGGAGCTCAAGGAGCGCCAGGAGAAGCTGGGCGAGGACGTGGATTCCGTCCTGGACGAAATCGACGAGGTCTTGGAGTCCAACGCCGAGGATTTCGTGCGGGGCTTCGTCCAAAAGGGCGGCCAGTAG
- the prcB gene encoding proteasome subunit beta — MEANTRGTGRLPAAFLTPGHSSFMEFLAEHSPELIPGRRALPEGLTIEAPHGTTIVSAVFDGGVVIAGDRRATMGNVIAQRDIEKVFPADEYSAVGIAGTAGLAVEMVRLFQLELEHYEKIEGTVLSLEGKANRLTTMIRGNLGMAMQGLAVVPMFAGYDLELGRGRIFTYDVTGGRSEERGFASTGSGSVFARGSLKKLYRADLTADQAATLVVQALYDAADDDSATGGPDLARKIFPIVSLITEDGFRRLSEEEVSAIAISITDHRRSQPDGPQAPLL; from the coding sequence GTGGAAGCCAACACTCGTGGCACCGGGCGTCTGCCGGCTGCCTTCCTCACCCCCGGACATTCCTCCTTCATGGAGTTCCTGGCGGAGCACTCGCCCGAACTCATCCCCGGTCGGCGCGCCCTGCCCGAGGGGCTGACGATCGAGGCCCCGCACGGGACGACCATCGTGTCGGCGGTCTTCGACGGCGGTGTGGTGATCGCCGGTGACCGGCGCGCCACCATGGGCAACGTGATCGCCCAGCGCGACATCGAGAAGGTCTTCCCGGCCGACGAGTACAGCGCGGTCGGCATCGCCGGCACCGCGGGGCTCGCGGTCGAGATGGTGCGGCTGTTCCAGCTGGAGCTGGAGCACTACGAGAAGATCGAGGGCACCGTGCTCTCGCTGGAGGGCAAGGCCAACCGGCTGACCACCATGATCCGGGGCAACCTCGGCATGGCGATGCAGGGGCTGGCCGTGGTGCCGATGTTCGCCGGCTACGACCTGGAGCTCGGGCGCGGGCGGATCTTCACCTACGACGTCACCGGCGGCCGCTCCGAGGAGCGCGGGTTCGCGTCGACCGGCTCCGGCTCGGTCTTCGCCCGCGGCTCGCTCAAGAAGCTCTACCGCGCCGACCTGACCGCCGATCAGGCGGCCACCCTGGTGGTCCAGGCGCTCTACGACGCCGCCGACGACGACTCCGCGACCGGCGGACCCGACCTGGCCCGCAAGATCTTCCCGATCGTCTCGCTGATCACCGAGGACGGCTTCCGCCGGCTCTCCGAGGAGGAGGTGTCGGCGATCGCGATCTCGATCACCGACCACCGCCGCAGCCAGCCCGACGGTCCCCAGGCCCCGCTCCTCTGA
- the prcA gene encoding proteasome subunit alpha, with the protein MSTPFYVSPQQAMADRAEYARKGIARGRSVVVLTYADGIVFVAENTSRALHKVSEIYDRIAFAAVGRYNEFENLRIGGVRYADLRGYSYDRADVTARGLANVYAQTLGTIFSSVGEKPYEVELIVAEVGRGPEDDQIYRLTPDGSVVDEQNSVVVGGNADSIGNYLGQRHRVGMTLAEALKVAVESLARDPNGGTPRTLTPEQLEVAVLDRGRPQQRKFKRVLSGRLSRLLSGEADADADEAEEAAGGAGKSLSGAGKPGAPGAEESGTPGVEETGTPGVEESGTPDAEESGTPGTEA; encoded by the coding sequence GTGTCCACACCGTTCTACGTCTCGCCGCAGCAGGCCATGGCGGACCGCGCGGAGTACGCCCGCAAGGGCATCGCGCGCGGCCGCAGCGTGGTCGTGCTCACCTACGCCGACGGCATCGTCTTCGTCGCCGAGAACACCTCCCGGGCGCTGCACAAGGTGTCCGAGATCTACGACAGGATCGCCTTCGCCGCGGTCGGCCGCTACAACGAGTTCGAGAACCTGCGGATCGGCGGGGTGCGCTACGCCGACCTGCGCGGCTACTCCTACGACCGGGCCGATGTGACGGCCCGTGGGCTGGCCAACGTCTACGCCCAGACGCTGGGCACCATCTTCTCCTCGGTCGGCGAGAAGCCCTACGAGGTGGAGCTCATCGTCGCCGAGGTCGGCCGCGGTCCCGAGGACGACCAGATCTACCGGCTCACCCCCGACGGTTCGGTGGTGGACGAGCAGAACTCGGTCGTGGTCGGCGGCAACGCGGACTCGATCGGGAACTACCTCGGTCAGCGCCACCGGGTCGGGATGACGCTGGCCGAGGCGCTCAAGGTGGCCGTGGAGTCGCTCGCCCGCGACCCCAACGGCGGTACCCCGCGCACCCTCACCCCCGAGCAGCTGGAGGTCGCGGTCCTGGACCGCGGGCGCCCGCAGCAGCGCAAGTTCAAGCGCGTCCTCAGCGGCCGGCTGAGCCGGCTGCTGAGCGGCGAGGCGGACGCGGACGCGGACGAGGCCGAGGAGGCCGCAGGCGGCGCCGGGAAGTCCCTCAGCGGCGCGGGGAAGCCCGGCGCGCCCGGCGCGGAGGAGTCCGGCACGCCCGGCGTGGAGGAGACCGGCACGCCCGGCGTGGAGGAGTCCGGCACGCCTGATGCCGAGGAGTCCGGCACGCCCGGCACCGAGGCCTGA